In Cotesia glomerata isolate CgM1 linkage group LG1, MPM_Cglom_v2.3, whole genome shotgun sequence, one genomic interval encodes:
- the LOC123260523 gene encoding zinc finger protein-like 1: MGLCKCPKRKVTNQFCFEHRVNVCEHCMVTNHPKCVVQSYLQWLQDSDCNPICTLCSNELKSGDCVRLVCYHVYHWPCLDQHARSMPSTTAPAGYVCPTCNYAIFPAPNLVSPVADVLKEKLASVNWARAGLGLPLLSNDRETLVPESKVPSIETTVYQNHVSPPIPSVATARTSSNVNSISTHMNNVHSINSNSNNHQPQGPPYSVVNMESTSQLDRKIFEARDDSKNMSFDHDENKYERRSPIKRLLHIWKLLKLSKLSETRRRGSKPESVYRRFLILAVIGIVCFLFIIMIFSWLGRMATDGDPSFDLKNNPNLNLHQEPAM; encoded by the exons atgggGTTGTGTAAATGTCCTAAAAGAAAAGTGACAaatcaattttgttttgaGCACAGAGTCAACGTTTGCGAGCACTGTATGGTGACAAATCATCCTAAg TGCGTAGTACAGTCTTATCTCCAATGGCTACAAGACAGTGATTGTAATCCAATTTGTACTTTGTGTTCTAATGAACTGAAAAGCGGTGATTGCGTGAGATTAGTTTGTTATCATGTTTATCATTGGCCTTGCTTGGATCAACATGCCAGAAGTATGCCTTCAACGACAGCACCAGCTGGTTACGTATGTCCGACTTGTAATTATGCCATATTTCCAGCGCCTAATTTAGTTTCACCGGTTGCCGATGtactgaaagaaaaattggCTAGTGTCAATTGGGCCAGAGCTGGACTTGGTTTGCCtttg ctAAGCAATGACCGAGAAACTCTAGTACCAGAATCAAAAGTGCCGTCAATTGAAACAACAGTCTATCAAAATCACGTATCTCCACCGATACCTTCAGTCGCAACAGCACGTACTAGCAGTAATGTTAATTCAATAAGCACGCATATGAACAACGTTCATAGTATAAATAGTAACAGTAATAATCATCAGCCGCAAGGACCACCTTACTCAGTAGTAAACATGGAGTCAACGAGCCAGCTAGATCGTAAAATATTTGAAGCACGTGATGATTCCAAAAACATGAGTTTCGATCACGATGAAAACAAGTACGAGCGTCGATCTCCGATCAAGCGATTGCTCCACATATGGAAGCTCTTGAAGCTTTCAAAATTATCGGAAACTCGTCGACGGGGATCCAAGCCCGAATCCGTGTatcgaagatttttaattttagcagTAATTGGAATAGTctgttttctttttattatcatgatattCTCCTGGTTAGGTCGCATGGCTACCGATGGAGATCCGTCGTTTGACCTTAAGAATAATCCGAATCTTAATTTACACCAAGAGCCGGCAATGTAA
- the LOC123260518 gene encoding D-beta-hydroxybutyrate dehydrogenase, mitochondrial, translating into MELLKAISNSLRQRYFDIIFFIITLSCLYIFKCINVYTLSTLFIINTIWLFYFKNKRKSIAPGDMVVITGCDSGLGFSFAFHCHKNLNAHVIAGVHNIDSLGANELSKAGIHVHSLELTSSESVQAFVQYIRNDLKNKNLALRCFINNAGIMIFGEFEWQTEEQLRHQVEVNLLGTMRVTKEILPLLREYSSRLINVTSHCAYESLPGVAVYSSTKSALASWTNALRVELKKFGIKVVSFIPGSFVLQSNILCQQQKYFKMMEAAMTSEAKSLYSDYFTRYANYLCGLPCNANAVPQILENSNLYELLEGAMLDQYPQAIYKCEPWRYMIYNFFFKYTSTEIRDWLIEKFVQMPSWKNE; encoded by the exons ATGGAACTTTTAAAAGCAATAAGTAACTCTTTGAGACAACGCTATTTTgatatcatattttttataattactctTTCATGTCTCTATATATTTAAGTGTATTAATGTATATACGTTGTCtacactttttataatca atacaatttggttattttattttaaaaataaacgcaAATCAATTGCTCCAGGAGATATGGTTGTCATCACAGGATGCGACTCCGGTCTGGGTTTTAGTTTTGCTTTTCATtgccataaaaatttaaacgctCATGTTATTGCCGGAGTCCATAACATCGATAGTCTTGGAGCCAACGAACTATCTAAGGCCGGTATCCACGTGCACTCTCTTGAATTAACTAGCAGTGAAAGCGTTCAAGCGTTCGTCCAATATATTCGTAAtgacctaaaaaataaaaatcttg CTCTAAGATGTTTTATAAACAATGCCGGAATTATGATATTTGGAGAATTTGAATGGCAAACAGAAGAACAATTGCGTCATCAAGTAGAAGTTAATTTGCTAGGAACAATGAGAGTCACTAAAGAAATATTGCCACTTTTAAGAGAATACTCAAGTAGGCTTATCAATGTAACGAGCCACTGCGCTTACGAATCATTGCCGGGTGTTGCAGTGTACAGCTCCACCAAGAGTGCTTTAGCTTCTTGGACTAATGCGCTGCGtgtggaattaaaaaaattcggaatCAAAGTTGTCAGTTTCATACCtg gTTCATTTGTCCTCCAAAGTAATATATTATGCCAACAGCAGAAGTATTTTAAGATGATGGAAGCAGCAATGACATCAGAAGCCAAATCATTGTATTCCGATTATTTTACGAGATATGCTAATTATTTGTGTGGCTTACCATGTAATGCTAACGCTGTCCCTCAAATTTTGGAGAATTCTAATCTGTATGAGTTGCTTGAAGGTGCTATGCTAGACCAATACCCCCAGGCAATTTacaa ATGCGAACCATGGCGATACATGAtttacaacttttttttcaaatatacatCTACGGAGATACGAGATTGGTTGATCGAAAAATTTGTACAAATGCCCTCTTGGAAAAATGAGTAG